A stretch of DNA from Saccharospirillum mangrovi:
CTGGAAGAAAACGTACTGCGTCAGCGTCTGACCACCGACATCGCCGCGAACAGCGGTCAGTTCGATGTGATGACCATCGGCATGTATGAAACCCCGATCTGGGGTGAAAACGGCTGGCTGGAGCCGATGAATAATCTGCCAAGCAGCTACGACGTGAATGACATCTTCCCGTCGGTCCGTGGTGGTCTGTCTTACGACGACACCCTGTACGCGCTGCCGTTCTACGCAGAAAGCTCCATGACTTACTACCGCAAAGATCTGTTTGCGGCTGCGGGTCTGACCATGCCGGCCGAGCCGACCTGGGATCAGATGCGTGAATTCGCCGTGGCCCTGCACGATCCGTCGAAAGAACAGTACGGCATCTGCTTGCGCGGTAAAGCTGGCTGGGGTGAAAACATGGCCCTGGTAACCACCATGGTGAACGCCTTCGGTGGCAGCTGGTTTGATATGGACTGGAATGCTCAGCTGGATTCCCCGGCCTGGCACGAGGCCATCAACTTCTACGTCGACATTCTGGGTAACTACGGTCCTCCGGGCGCATCCAGCAACGGCTTCAACGAAAACCTGGCGCTGTTCAACACGGGCAAATGCGCTATGTGGATTGACGCCACCGTTGCCGGCAGCTTCGTGACGGACGCAAGCCAGAGCCAGGTTGCTGATCAGGTCGGTTTCGCAGCCGCACCGAAGCAGAAAACCAGCAAAGGCAGTGGTTGGTTGTGGGCCTGGGCCCTGGCCATTCCGGTCAGCTCTGACGCCAAAGACGCCGCTCGTGAGTTCGTAACCTGGGCCACGTCCAAGGAATACTCTGAGCTGGTTGCCGACGAATACGGCATCGCCGCTATTCCGCCGGGCACTCGCGCCTCTACCTACGAAAACCAGGCTTACCTGGATGCCGCTGAGTTTGCGTCCATGACGCTGTCTCAGATGCAGAAAGCCAATCCGAACGATCAGACTCTGAACCCGTCTCCCTACACTGGCGTGCAGTTCGTCGCCATTCCGGGCTTCAGCGGTTTCGGTACTGTCGTCGGTCAGCAGGTCTCTGGTGCATTGGCCGGTAACACCTCGGTCGATCAGGCGCTGCGTAACGCCAACCAAGTGGTGAATCGCGAAATGCGCCGCGCGGGTTATCAGAACTGATCGGAGTCATCCGACTGTTTTGAGCCTAACCAAACCCCGCCGGGTTCGCCCCGGCGGGGTCCGTTTTTACCGGAAGTCTGCCCATGTCTCAGATCAACACCAATGCCAGTGTCGCCAAGATATTGGTGGCGCCTTCAGTGATCCTGCTGGCGCTCTGGATGATCGTGCCTCTGGCCATGACCATCTATTTCTCCACATTGAATTTCAACCTGATGATTCCGGGTGGCCGGGATTTTATCGGGTTTGAAAACTTCTACTGGTTTCTGACCGATCCCAGTTTCATCACCGGCATTATAAATACTCTGGTGCTGGTCGGTGCTGTGCTCATCATTACCGTCGGTTTGGGCACCCTGATTGCTGTATTGGTTGATAACCCCTTCCCTGGCCGCGGCCTGGTTCGGGTGTTGCTGATTTCACCTTTTTTCATCATGCCCACGGTGAACGCCCTGATTTGGAAAAACCTGCTGATGCATCCGGTCAGCGGTTTGTTTGCCTGGCTGTTTCGCCAAGTCGGTCTGGAACCGATCGACTGGTTTACCGACCTGCCGATGACCTCCATCGTCATCATCGTGTCCTGGCAGTGGCTGCCGTTCGCCATCCTGATTCTGATGACGGCGTTGCAATCGATGGATCAGGAGCAGTTGGAAGCCGCCCGTATGGATGGCGCCGGTCCGATCTCGACCTTCTGGCATATCACGTTGCCTCATCTGGCGCGGCCGTTGGTGGTGGTCATCATGATCGAAACCATCTTCTTGCTGTCGGTCTTCGCCGAGATTTTCACCACTACTTCGGGTGGCCCCGGCACGCAGACCACCAACCTGGCTTATCTGATTTACACTCAGGCGTTGCTGCAGTTTGACGTCGGTATGGCGTCGGCCGGTGGCCTTATTGCGGTGGTGTTGGCCAACGTGGTGGCGGTGTTCTTAATTCGAGCGGTTGGCAAATCGCTGGCGGAACAATAGGAGAGCGGTTATGGATATGCGTCGCGCCAAAATTGTCAAAAACGTCAGCGTGACCATCGGTGCCTGGCTGGTGGCTCTGCTGATTTTCTTCCCGATTTTCTGGATGGTGCTGACCAGCCTGAAAACCGAACTGAATGCGTTTTCCACGCCGCCGTCGCTGTTCTTTATGCCGACGCTGGAAAACTATCTGGTGGTATTCGA
This window harbors:
- a CDS encoding ABC transporter substrate-binding protein; this encodes MQITKAPSVRLATLACAVSLSTAALAETVTIGTVNNGDMIRMQALSSAFEAAHPDIDLEWVILEENVLRQRLTTDIAANSGQFDVMTIGMYETPIWGENGWLEPMNNLPSSYDVNDIFPSVRGGLSYDDTLYALPFYAESSMTYYRKDLFAAAGLTMPAEPTWDQMREFAVALHDPSKEQYGICLRGKAGWGENMALVTTMVNAFGGSWFDMDWNAQLDSPAWHEAINFYVDILGNYGPPGASSNGFNENLALFNTGKCAMWIDATVAGSFVTDASQSQVADQVGFAAAPKQKTSKGSGWLWAWALAIPVSSDAKDAAREFVTWATSKEYSELVADEYGIAAIPPGTRASTYENQAYLDAAEFASMTLSQMQKANPNDQTLNPSPYTGVQFVAIPGFSGFGTVVGQQVSGALAGNTSVDQALRNANQVVNREMRRAGYQN
- a CDS encoding carbohydrate ABC transporter permease gives rise to the protein MSQINTNASVAKILVAPSVILLALWMIVPLAMTIYFSTLNFNLMIPGGRDFIGFENFYWFLTDPSFITGIINTLVLVGAVLIITVGLGTLIAVLVDNPFPGRGLVRVLLISPFFIMPTVNALIWKNLLMHPVSGLFAWLFRQVGLEPIDWFTDLPMTSIVIIVSWQWLPFAILILMTALQSMDQEQLEAARMDGAGPISTFWHITLPHLARPLVVVIMIETIFLLSVFAEIFTTTSGGPGTQTTNLAYLIYTQALLQFDVGMASAGGLIAVVLANVVAVFLIRAVGKSLAEQ